From the Anaerolineales bacterium genome, the window GAATCGATTAACAAACTAGAAAAGATAGAAAATATTCATTTACTGCTTTTGGACAAGAATTATGGTTTTGCCGCAGCAAATAATGTTGGAATTCGGGCAGCTCTAGAACAAGCCTGTGATTATATCCTGCTCTTAAATAACGACACAGAACTACCAAGAGATTTTATTCAACCACTTCTTGAGCCTTTCCAAGATGACCCTCAGGCAAGTGTATGCAGCCCTAAAATTCTGTATGATGCACCTGCCAGCACGATATGGTATGCCGGAGGAAAATTCCGAAAACCACGGATCATTGGTGAGATGGTTGGTATGGGCAGACCAGATCAAGGTCAATCCAATCTGTTATGCCAAACAGATTTTGCAGTCGGCACCTGCATGTTAATTAAACGGGAAATTATTGAGCGAATTGGTTTACTCGATGAGCGCTTTTTTTTCTATCACGAGGATGTGGATTTTTGTTATCGAGCAAAACAAGCCGGTTATTCGATTTGGTACCAGCCCAAAAGCACCATTATTCACCGAGTTTCAAGCAGTACAAAAAAACAGCCCAATAAGAGAATTTTCTTATATCAAAAAGCCAGGGTTGTGTTTTTGTGCAAACATATTCGGGGAATAAAGATTCCTATGGTCATATTTATGGAAATAATCCGACTTTTCCGGGTCATAATTGATGGTATGATGCACCTGAAGATGGATTTACCTAGAAGTTATATTGATGGATTAGTGGCTGGTCTCAAGGAAAGTCGTAGTTATTTTATCAAGCAGAATATTTTATAAATGTCAGCATTTTTCAGGAATATAAAAATACCTCGATCGCTATCGTGGAAGCGGCTCGTTACCCTCGGTATTACCCTTATGGTTTTTTCATACTTGATATACAGGGCCTATTTTGGGGTAAAAGAGATCTTCAGCAATGGAATTAAATTTAGTTTTGTTTTTCTTCTGCTTTCATTCGTTTGCCAGATGATTGGCGTGGCATTCGCAGGATTGGTTTGGGGTAATATTGTTCATCGTTTATCTGTAAAATCATCCCAGATATTTGATTATGAAGCCTGGTGTCTCAGTGCGGTAGCACGGAAAATACCAGGATTTATCTGGTCCGCAGTTAGTAGAATGTATTTATATGATATTCGATATAAAGCTTCAAAGGCTTTAATCATGATAACGGTCTTAATTGAAATGATCATGATGTCTTTGGGAGCCTTAGTTGCGCTTGGCATAAGCATTATCGCTGGATTTGCACAAGCGAGTTGGATAGACACGAAGTTATTACTTTTTATTGTATTACCAATTTTAGTTATCAGCACCGCCATGCTCGGTCCCAGAATTATCCATTATGCTGTACGTCGCACGA encodes:
- a CDS encoding glycosyltransferase family 2 protein, whose translation is MTDQRENPGSTGPYPKVGIIILNWNNWPDTIQCIEALRICSYPNKEIWILDNGSQDESINKLEKIENIHLLLLDKNYGFAAANNVGIRAALEQACDYILLLNNDTELPRDFIQPLLEPFQDDPQASVCSPKILYDAPASTIWYAGGKFRKPRIIGEMVGMGRPDQGQSNLLCQTDFAVGTCMLIKREIIERIGLLDERFFFYHEDVDFCYRAKQAGYSIWYQPKSTIIHRVSSSTKKQPNKRIFLYQKARVVFLCKHIRGIKIPMVIFMEIIRLFRVIIDGMMHLKMDLPRSYIDGLVAGLKESRSYFIKQNIL